CCGTTTTGCGCTCATCAATGTCGAACCCGATAACGCGACAGCCGCCGCGAATAAACTGTACAGCGAGCGGAAGCCCCACATAGCCCAGTCCAATAACGCCGACTGTTGGATGATCCGTACCGTGAGACATCAAGTTCTCCTGCCGTTGCCGCCGGCGCGGCCTACTGGTTACCCAACCCATACCGTGCGCTGGAAACCAGCGTCAAGCTCGGCGTCGGCGTCCGACCTGCCATGGCTTTGAAACTGCATACCCGTACGACGCTTCTGGCGTCGGTCATCACGATTGGCGTCTTGGGCGCGTTTGTCTGGCTGTCGAGCCGCGAACTGGGCCGGCTGCTGGGTGAGGAGCAACGGGCGCGCGTCAAGCTCCACGCCGTCACGCTTGCCGAGCAGATTGCGCGCCTACCAAATGAACAAACGGCGTTGAACCGTCTCGTCACGGTGGCGAAAAATGCGCGGCCGGGCGCGGTCGGCGTCCGCGTATGGGAGCGCGTCGGGAAAACCTACCAGGTGACGGCGGCCGTGGTGGACGACGACCTGCCGCCGCCCGACTCCGAAGCCGTCGCTATGTCGCTCCGTACGCCGTCCGTCGCCAACTTGCCGACTAAACGCCGGCTGATGGGCGTTGGCGGAGAAGCCTACTGGGTGTGCGTGCCCATCAAGCGGACGGGGCGGGCGGAAGGCGCGGTGGAATACGTTGAGCGATGCGACGCTGCCGGCGACGTTGTTGCGCGCTACCGCACGCTGGCGCTGTGGCTCGCGCTGGGCTGTGTAGCGGCGATTACCTTGGCGATGAACTGGTTTTTCCGCAGCACCATCTACCGGCCGATTGAACGTCTGCTGACGGCGATGCACCGAGTCCAGCAGGGCGATTTGTCGGCGACCGTGGAAACGCGCTCGACCGATGAACTGGGACGCTTAGCGGACGGCTACAACCAAATGCTGGCGCAGGTGCGTTCGATGACGGAAGAACGGGAGCGTCAGCGCCAACTGTTGGAAGAGCGCGTCGCCGAAGCGACGCTAGCCCTTTCAGAGCGCAACGCGCAGCTTGAGGCGCTCAACCGCGAACTGTGGGAGACTACTCGCCGCTTGACCGATATGGAGCGTCTGGCGGCCGCGGGACAGACGGCGGCGCAGTTGGCGCATGAAGTCGGGACGCCGCTCAATCTGATCAGTGGCCACGTCCAGCTTTTGAGCGCCGAAGTCGCCGGCAACGCCAAGGCGCAGCGGCGGCTGGAAACCATTGGGGCGCAGATTGAGCGGATTGAACGCATTGTACGCGCCATGCTGGATCGGACACGCCCGGATGTCAGCGAACACCAGTTGCTCGATTTGAACGCGGTGTTGCGCCGGACGTTTGAAGTCATCCAACCGGCGCTGGAGGCGAGGAACATTCATCTGATAACGCAAGTGGACGGTGTGCCGCTGCTCTTGCGTGGCGTGGCGGATCAACTACAACAGGTGTTTATCAACCTGTTCAACAATGCGCTGGACGCTATGCCGGAAGGCGGTCAACTTATTGTGACCAGCGCCCGCTGGGAAAGCGGAACGGGTGTTGAACGGTTTGTCGTCGAGGTGCGTGACACAGGGCAGGGCATGCCGGAAAAGGTGCGGGCGCGTATCTTTGAACCGTTTTTCACGACGAAACCGCGCGGTAGCGGTACGGGTTTGGGTTTGGTGGTGGCGCGGCAAATCATCCGCGACCACGGCGGCGACCTGACGGTGACAAGCCAACCCGGTCGCGGAACAACCGTTCGGATTGAGTTACCTCCAGCGACGGAGCAAGCCGTATGACCAAGCGAATCCTGGTTGTGGACGACGACGCGGCTTCGTGCGAGCTGTTACGTGAAATCTTTGCCGCGCGCGGCTGGGAAACAACGACGGCGACGACCCCAGCCGCTGCACGCTCGTCCTTTGCGAAGCAAAGCTTTGATCTGGTGGTCAGCGACATCAACCTTGAAGCCGACGCTACGGGTCTCGACCTTCTCAAGGATTTTCGGGCCCGTTGTCCAGTTGTTCTGGTGACGGGTTTTGGAACGCTTGATGCAGCGGTGGCAGCGACGCGCGACGGCGCTTGGGATTTCATTTCCAAGCCGTTCAAGGTGGAGGAGGTCATCGCCGCCGCGCAAGCGGCGTTCACGCGCACAACGGAGACGCCGCCGCCGACGCCAGCGGCTGTAATGGACACTTCCGGCATGGTGGGGCGTTCGGCGCTGATGGTTGCGCTGTACAAGGAAATCGCCCGCGTCGCACCGACGCGCTCAACGGTG
The Chloracidobacterium sp. DNA segment above includes these coding regions:
- a CDS encoding HAMP domain-containing histidine kinase — its product is MDDPYRETSSSPAVAAGAAYWLPNPYRALETSVKLGVGVRPAMALKLHTRTTLLASVITIGVLGAFVWLSSRELGRLLGEEQRARVKLHAVTLAEQIARLPNEQTALNRLVTVAKNARPGAVGVRVWERVGKTYQVTAAVVDDDLPPPDSEAVAMSLRTPSVANLPTKRRLMGVGGEAYWVCVPIKRTGRAEGAVEYVERCDAAGDVVARYRTLALWLALGCVAAITLAMNWFFRSTIYRPIERLLTAMHRVQQGDLSATVETRSTDELGRLADGYNQMLAQVRSMTEERERQRQLLEERVAEATLALSERNAQLEALNRELWETTRRLTDMERLAAAGQTAAQLAHEVGTPLNLISGHVQLLSAEVAGNAKAQRRLETIGAQIERIERIVRAMLDRTRPDVSEHQLLDLNAVLRRTFEVIQPALEARNIHLITQVDGVPLLLRGVADQLQQVFINLFNNALDAMPEGGQLIVTSARWESGTGVERFVVEVRDTGQGMPEKVRARIFEPFFTTKPRGSGTGLGLVVARQIIRDHGGDLTVTSQPGRGTTVRIELPPATEQAV